The Ochrobactrum sp. BTU1 region ATATTGGCCATTCGACCGGCGGTGGCGAAGTCGCCCGCTATGTCGCCAAGCATGGTGAACCGGCAGGTCGCGTTGCTAAGGCGGTTCTGGTTTCCGCAGTCCCTCCGCTGATGCTCAAGACAGAAGCCAATCCGGAAGGCCTGCCTATGGAAGTGTTTGACGGCTTTCGCTCAGCGCTTGCAGCAAACCGCGCCCAGTTCTTCCGCGATGTTCCTTCAGGCCCATTCTATGGTTTCAACCGTGATGGTGCGAATGTGCAGGAAGGCGTAATCCAGAATTGGTGGCGTCAGGGCATGATGGGCGGCGCAAAGGCGCATTATGAAGGCATCAAGGCTTTCTCTGAAACCGACCAGACGGAAGACCTCAAGGCTATCGGCGTGCCAACACTGGTTCTGCATGGCGAAGACGACCAGATCGTGCCGATTGCGGATGCCGCACTTAAGGCGATCAAGCTTCTCAAGAACGGCACGCTCAAGACCTATCCGGGATTCTCGCACGGTATGCTGACGGTCAATGCCGATGTTCTGAACGCTGATCTCCTGGCTTTCATTCAGGCTTGAATGTTGAAATGATAAAAGATGCGGCGGGGAGACTTGCCGCATCTTTTTAAACTTTTAGCGATAGGTTTTGATTGCTGATTAACGGGCAGGGGATGGATAGGATGAATGCGGGTGCGGAACGCGGCGAATTTGTAAGTCTGATTGCGCCAATACTGGAGCCAATGGCATCCGCGCTTGAGTTCTTCGGTGTCTCCGTCATCATTATCGGCGTGGCCGTTGCAACGCTTATCTATCTCAAGGATGTGTTCGTTGTATCGGGCGAGAATGCCTATACCCGCTACCGCGCAAATCTCGGTCGCGGCATTCTGCTTGGCCTCGAAATCCTGATCGGTGCCGACATTATCGCTACCATCATTTCGCCGCTCACGTGGGAAAGCGTTGGCTTGCTGGGCCTTATCGTTCTGATCAGAACCTTCCTCAGCTTTTCGCTGGAAGCGGAGATCGACGGCGAATGGCCATGGAAGCGCCGTCGCCGCGAGCGGAACATCGCAGGCGGCGACTAATTGTCATCGAGCGGCTTTGTCTAGCCGATGGATAGCAGCTCCCTCGAAAGCCTGTTCATGCTTTGCGCACCGCTTTCGGTTATCAGAAACTGTTCTTCGATCATCAGCGCACCGAGCCCATTGGCGTAAAACGGTGTTTCCAGCGCCAGCACCATGTTTGGTTCAATCAGCATTTCGTTGCTGCTTGAGATAAACGGCCATTCTTCAATGCCAACGGCCGCACCCACCGAATGGCCAAAATGGCCGCGATAATATTCGCTGAAACCGCGCTTACGCATGATGCCAAGCATTGCCGCATGGACATCGCAGAACCGCGTACCGGGCTTTAACAGCGCTTCGCCCACCGCAAAGCTTTCCTGCAACACCTTGTAGATCTCGCTGGCAAGCGGATCGGGCTTACCGCAGACATAAGTGCGCGCACCATCTGAAGAATAACCGTTGATGAGCGTGCCGACATCGGCTTTCACAAGATCACCTTCTTTAAGCTCGGCCTTCATGTCCTGAAGATCAGGGCCGGTCGAGATATAAGCCCAATGCCCGGAAAGAACCTGACCATTCTGGCTGGCTTCCTGTGTGGCACCATCAAGCCAGGCTGCTGAAAGCGCATTCAGGCTGGAACCACGTCTGGCGGTGTTCAGCATATTTTCCAGCCCGCTTTCTGCATAATGGGCTGCATTTCGCAGATACTCGATTTCCCGCGCATTCTTGATAAGGCGCAGGCGCTTGAAGAGAATGGAAGCATCTTGCCACTCAACCGATGGAAGTGCTTTTTTGAGAGCTGCAAAATCAGCTGCTGGCATGAACTCCAGATCAACACCGATACGCGCTTTGGAAAGCCCACGCTCTGCCAGCAGATCACTTAAAAGCCTGAAAGCTGCATCCTGATCAAATGTCTCGGCGCGCGGGCCGACATTGTTTGCCTGCCTGTAGGCCACATTGATGTCTTCAATTGTTCTGGCATTTTCTACCGTCACCATATCAATCCAGATGCGGTGGGTGCGGAAATCGATTCTGTCGCCAAGATGCGCGGCAGCAGCATAGGCATGATCGCTGATGACCACGCCGAGTTTTGCATTTTCATCGGCTGGCACCAGCGCAATTGCCGAACCCGCCCGACCCCACATCGTCGCAACACCGGCTGCAACACCAGTCGCATAGCGGAAGTTTTCGGGCTGAAACAGCGCAAGCGCATCAAGCCCTGCTGCTCTCAGAAGAGACTGGCTTCTGGTGCGATCAATCTGGCTCATCATGTTCTCTCAATGCGATTTAGGATGCAATTTCGGCCACTGGATCAACAGGCCGCAATTCTACATCTCCAGCCTTTGGTTTGTAGTCGTTTATATAAGAGCGAGTGGCTTGATAACTCAATTTTGGCTGTTGATAGTATCAGCCTATGGTGAAGGATAAATCATCTACCAGTTTTGTTTATTATAGAATAAACTTCTAAAGAATCCCCGGATAGCACAGCTGCACCGCTTATCGATGCTCTGACGGTCGCTGTATAACCTGTATCAACTGAGGGCCTTGTGGCGACCTCGAAGCAGGAGAATAAAATGAGCGGTTTGACCATTCGTAATCGCAAAATGAATTTTAGCAACTGGGGTCTTACGACAGCGCTAAGCGTTGCGCTCGCATTCGGCTCGTTCGCTCAGGCTCATGCGCAGCAAAGCAACCCCGATGCCACCATTAATATCGGATCGCTCTACGAGCCGCAGAACCTCGATAACACTGCCGGCGCAGGTCAGGGCATCAATGAAGCCTTTAACGGCAACGTTTATGAAGCGCTGTTCCGCCTGGACGACAATGGCACAGTTGAGCCGGTTCTTTCCAAGGACTACACGGTCAGCGACGATGGTTTGACTTACACGTTCAAGCTTCAGCCCGGCGTCAAGTTCCATTCGGGTGCACCGCTGACCTCGAAGGACGTCAAGTTCTCCATCGAGCGTGTTGCAGCGCCTGAATCCAAAAGCTCGCGCAAAAGCAGCCTCAAGACCATTACAGGCATCGAAACGCCAGATGATGAAACTGTCGTCGTCAAGCTTTCGTCCCGCTCGATCTCGCTGCCATACAATCTCAGCTATGTCTGGGTTGTGAATGACGATGCGACCGATTTCCAATCGAAGGAAGATGGTACTGGACCTTACGCGCTGGAAGACTGGCGCCGCGGTTCATCGCTCGCCATCAAACGCTTTGACGGTTACTGGGGCACCAAGCCGAAAAACGAAGAGGTTGTCTTCCAGTATTTCACCGATGCAAGCGCACTCAACAATGCGCTTCTGACTGGCTCGGTTGACATCGTCACCTCGGTTCAAAGCCCGGATTCCCTGGCTCAGTTCAAAGACAATCCTGACTTTACCGTCAGTGAAGGCAAGTCCACGACCAAGCTGCTTCTTGCTTATAACGACCGCGTCGCACCTTTCGACAATGTAAAGGTTCGTAAGGCGCTGGCGCGTGCCATCGACGACAAGAAGCTGCTGAACGCCGTTTGGGGCGACTATGGCACATTGATCGG contains the following coding sequences:
- a CDS encoding alpha/beta hydrolase; translated protein: MKSTSTIINRRDILLTGAALAATISLPAGLALAETTQTNTTNISSEGENTMGFITTKDGTEIFYKDWGSKDAQPIMFHHGWPLSSDDWDAQMLFFLSKGYRVIAHDRRGHGRSAQVSEGHDMDHYASDAFAVVEALDLKNVVHIGHSTGGGEVARYVAKHGEPAGRVAKAVLVSAVPPLMLKTEANPEGLPMEVFDGFRSALAANRAQFFRDVPSGPFYGFNRDGANVQEGVIQNWWRQGMMGGAKAHYEGIKAFSETDQTEDLKAIGVPTLVLHGEDDQIVPIADAALKAIKLLKNGTLKTYPGFSHGMLTVNADVLNADLLAFIQA
- a CDS encoding DUF1622 domain-containing protein; its protein translation is MNAGAERGEFVSLIAPILEPMASALEFFGVSVIIIGVAVATLIYLKDVFVVSGENAYTRYRANLGRGILLGLEILIGADIIATIISPLTWESVGLLGLIVLIRTFLSFSLEAEIDGEWPWKRRRRERNIAGGD
- a CDS encoding Xaa-Pro peptidase family protein — its product is MSQIDRTRSQSLLRAAGLDALALFQPENFRYATGVAAGVATMWGRAGSAIALVPADENAKLGVVISDHAYAAAAHLGDRIDFRTHRIWIDMVTVENARTIEDINVAYRQANNVGPRAETFDQDAAFRLLSDLLAERGLSKARIGVDLEFMPAADFAALKKALPSVEWQDASILFKRLRLIKNAREIEYLRNAAHYAESGLENMLNTARRGSSLNALSAAWLDGATQEASQNGQVLSGHWAYISTGPDLQDMKAELKEGDLVKADVGTLINGYSSDGARTYVCGKPDPLASEIYKVLQESFAVGEALLKPGTRFCDVHAAMLGIMRKRGFSEYYRGHFGHSVGAAVGIEEWPFISSSNEMLIEPNMVLALETPFYANGLGALMIEEQFLITESGAQSMNRLSRELLSIG
- a CDS encoding ABC transporter substrate-binding protein; this encodes MSGLTIRNRKMNFSNWGLTTALSVALAFGSFAQAHAQQSNPDATINIGSLYEPQNLDNTAGAGQGINEAFNGNVYEALFRLDDNGTVEPVLSKDYTVSDDGLTYTFKLQPGVKFHSGAPLTSKDVKFSIERVAAPESKSSRKSSLKTITGIETPDDETVVVKLSSRSISLPYNLSYVWVVNDDATDFQSKEDGTGPYALEDWRRGSSLAIKRFDGYWGTKPKNEEVVFQYFTDASALNNALLTGSVDIVTSVQSPDSLAQFKDNPDFTVSEGKSTTKLLLAYNDRVAPFDNVKVRKALARAIDDKKLLNAVWGDYGTLIGSFVPPTDPWYVDLTGDDAYNPESAKELLKEAGYPNGFSFTIDTPNYDPHPIAAQFIQSELAKIGVKVNINIITANEWYTKVYKAHDFQATLQEHVNHRDIVFYGNPDFYWGYNNPKVIDLIKEAEASSTTDEQTAKLTEANKIIAEDAASNWFYLYPQIVVSKKSVSGYPVNGLNSQFFAYDIEKTDN